Proteins encoded together in one Pseudomonadota bacterium window:
- a CDS encoding mandelate racemase, translating to MKIAAARLYRQIQPFAAGPYVCRGHAEDGFDSSIVALMAEDGTIGWGEAAPLGAFYAEAFPEAIRAGITRLLPDVVGQRADAPARLADHLNDLMFGQPAVKSAIDMAAWDLAAR from the coding sequence ATGAAGATCGCCGCAGCCCGCCTCTATCGCCAAATCCAGCCCTTCGCCGCCGGACCCTATGTTTGCCGCGGCCATGCGGAAGATGGTTTCGACAGCTCAATCGTGGCGCTGATGGCCGAAGACGGCACCATCGGCTGGGGTGAGGCCGCGCCGCTTGGCGCCTTCTATGCCGAAGCGTTTCCCGAGGCGATCCGTGCCGGTATCACGCGGTTGCTGCCCGATGTCGTGGGCCAGCGCGCTGACGCGCCCGCGCGGCTGGCCGACCACCTCAACGATCTCATGTTCGGTCAGCCCGCGGTGAAGTCAGCCATCGACATGGCGGCCTGGGACCTGGCGGCACG